A stretch of the Archangium violaceum genome encodes the following:
- a CDS encoding protein kinase domain-containing protein, with product MSPPIHPNQLRAGDRVRDFHIVRQLGIGGFSFVFQVARGGRQYSMKMAARPPSAEDEDQVDAWMRREVASLEYLDNPHLLPVLEWGRWPDPERGYAWFVTPYVSGSTFHVWRWRERASLHRAVGVLCEFLKTLETLHERGVCHRDVKADNLLVRQGDDSPFLIDFGSAHLPWARPLTEGLAPGTLYCQPPEAIAFVLFDATRPGSRLEARPAADLYAIGVLLYETLTNCRPLSTRLSLEQSLVAIATTSPLHPQQLAPTAPTSLCALTLSLLAKDPEHRPPSARAVREELERLRGEEGHTESWQAPAKRPSECTGLRTLFPDVDMLEESREEAQEPEQPAAAPPSQEIPQPARTGPAGRRTRRFVALTLGLGLLGIGWTLLRVAQATPPEGGWRAEPTAPASPVHSDKGTQSVSSAPNSEAFLSSPTPTQANSRLCVLLTSVLGVAAAQLAGCATAPVRPDPIGYLASCSPEARATPVKLGIVPDEQGSFIDPESGTPASDESIEDGGSLNLKPGPISASMFVNMKGQELYVRITGEAVTTPNRVYIQFDRLYLPDGTSYPICGVAVDGLHEYGIPTYARLPMRGAKVDPARVDKSPGSVVLNDPRFETVLQGPEGYYMPRVNMAPPDWR from the coding sequence ATGAGCCCGCCCATCCATCCCAACCAACTCCGCGCGGGGGACCGCGTGAGGGACTTCCACATCGTGCGCCAACTGGGTATCGGAGGATTCTCCTTCGTCTTCCAGGTGGCACGTGGAGGGCGCCAGTACTCGATGAAGATGGCGGCCCGGCCTCCCTCGGCGGAGGATGAGGACCAGGTGGATGCATGGATGCGCCGCGAGGTCGCCTCGCTGGAGTACCTCGACAACCCCCACCTGCTGCCAGTACTCGAGTGGGGCCGGTGGCCCGATCCGGAAAGGGGTTACGCCTGGTTCGTCACCCCCTACGTCTCGGGGAGTACGTTCCACGTGTGGCGCTGGCGCGAACGTGCATCGCTCCACCGCGCGGTGGGCGTGCTGTGCGAGTTCCTGAAGACGCTGGAGACACTGCATGAGCGCGGCGTGTGCCACCGGGACGTCAAGGCGGACAACCTCCTGGTGCGCCAGGGAGATGACAGTCCGTTCCTCATCGACTTCGGCTCGGCGCACCTGCCCTGGGCGCGCCCCCTGACGGAAGGGCTGGCTCCCGGAACCCTCTACTGCCAGCCTCCCGAGGCCATCGCCTTCGTGCTGTTCGACGCCACGCGCCCGGGTTCGCGACTGGAGGCGCGTCCCGCCGCCGACCTGTATGCCATTGGCGTCCTGCTATACGAAACCCTCACCAACTGCCGTCCCCTCAGCACCCGGCTGTCGCTGGAGCAATCCCTGGTGGCCATCGCCACCACCTCCCCCCTGCATCCCCAGCAGCTCGCCCCTACTGCGCCTACCTCCCTGTGCGCACTGACCCTGTCGCTCCTGGCGAAGGACCCTGAACACCGGCCCCCAAGCGCCCGCGCCGTGCGCGAGGAACTGGAGCGGCTGCGTGGAGAAGAAGGGCACACCGAGTCCTGGCAGGCTCCCGCGAAGCGGCCTTCCGAATGCACGGGGTTGAGGACGCTCTTCCCGGACGTGGACATGCTGGAGGAGTCGCGGGAGGAAGCACAGGAGCCGGAGCAACCCGCCGCCGCCCCTCCATCCCAGGAGATCCCGCAACCCGCGCGCACAGGGCCAGCGGGAAGGCGGACGCGGCGATTCGTCGCGCTGACACTCGGGCTGGGGTTGCTCGGGATAGGGTGGACGCTCCTCCGCGTCGCACAGGCGACTCCTCCAGAGGGTGGCTGGCGTGCGGAGCCCACCGCGCCGGCCAGTCCGGTGCATTCCGACAAAGGAACGCAGTCCGTGTCCTCCGCTCCCAACTCCGAAGCCTTCCTCTCTTCCCCTACCCCGACCCAGGCAAACTCACGCCTGTGCGTGCTGCTCACCAGCGTGCTGGGAGTGGCCGCCGCGCAACTCGCCGGGTGTGCCACCGCTCCCGTCCGGCCCGATCCCATCGGATACCTCGCGAGTTGCTCACCCGAGGCTCGCGCCACTCCCGTCAAGCTGGGCATCGTGCCCGACGAGCAAGGTTCCTTCATCGATCCGGAATCCGGCACTCCAGCATCGGATGAATCCATCGAGGATGGAGGCTCCCTCAACCTCAAGCCCGGCCCCATCTCCGCCTCCATGTTCGTGAACATGAAAGGACAGGAGTTGTACGTGAGAATCACCGGCGAGGCCGTGACGACCCCCAATCGTGTCTACATCCAGTTCGACCGTTTGTACCTGCCGGACGGCACCTCGTATCCCATCTGTGGAGTGGCCGTGGATGGCTTGCACGAGTACGGCATCCCAACGTACGCGAGGCTGCCCATGCGTGGGGCCAAGGTGGACCCGGCCCGTGTAGACAAGAGTCCCGGCAGCGTGGTGCTCAACGACCCACGCTTCGAGACGGTGTTGCAGGGACCCGAGGGCTACTACATGCCCCGCGTCAACATGGCCCCGCCGGACTGGCGCTGA